A single Elephas maximus indicus isolate mEleMax1 chromosome 2, mEleMax1 primary haplotype, whole genome shotgun sequence DNA region contains:
- the NMUR2 gene encoding neuromedin-U receptor 2 yields the protein MEKGENSSWIHLMELEDSLKIYLNSTEDYLTFLYGPPRSPLFLPMTAVYTLIFVVGVIGNLLVCLVILRHQSMKTPTNYYLFSLAVSDLLVLLLGMPLEVYEMWYNYPFLFGSVGCYFKTALFETVCFASILSVTTVSVERYVAILHPFRAKLESTRRRALRILAVVWGFSILFSLPNTSIHGIKLQYFPNGSLVPGSATCTVIKPMWIYNFIIQVTSFLFYILPMTVISVLYYLMGLRLKRDQSLEVDEMTANIQRPSRKAITKMLFVLVLVFAICWTPFHIDRLFFSFVEEWTESLAAVFNLIHVVSGVFFYLSSAVNPIIYNLLSRRFRAAFQNVISSSCKQYHFQDPPPGPPAQRNTLVTECHLMELMEDSAPQWPCQSSFRSSHLSTAL from the exons atggaaaaaggtGAGAATTCTTCCTGGATCCACCTGATGGAGCTGGAAGATTCACTCAAAATATACCTGAACAGCACTGAGGACTACCTGACCTTCCTCTATGGGCCTCCGCGCAGCCCCCTCTTCCTCCCCATGACTGCAGTGTATACGCTGATTTTTGTGGTTGGGGTCATTGGCAATCTCCTGGTGTGTCTGGTGATTCTACGGCACCAGTCTATGAAGACACCCACCAACTATTACCTCTTCAGCTTGGCTGTCTCAGATCTCCTGGTCCTGCTCCTCGGAATGCCTCTGGAAGTCTATGAGATGTGGTACAACTATCCCTTCCTGTTTGGGTCGGTGGGCTGCTACTTCAAGACGGCCCTCTTTGAGACCGTGTGCTTCGCTTCCATCCTCAGTGTCACCACGGTCAGCGTGGAGCGCTACGTGGCCATCCTCCACCCATTCCGTGCCAAGTTGGAGAGCACCCGGCGGCGGGCACTCAGGATCCTCGCTGTGGTCTGGGGCTTCTCCATCCTCTTCTCTCTGCCCAACACCAGCATCCATGGCATCAAGCTCCAATACTTTCCCAACGGGTCCTTGGTCCCAGGCTCTGCCACATGCACAGTCATCAAGCCCATGTGGATCTACAACTTCATCATCCAGGTCACCTCCTTTCTCTTCTACATACTCCCAATGACTGTCATCAGCGTCCTCTACTACCTCATGGGGCTCAGA CTGAAAAGAGACCAGTCCCTTGAGGTAGATGAAATGACTGCAAATATCCAGAGACCTTCCAGAAAGGCAATCACCAAGATGCTGT TTGTCTTGGTCTTAGTGTTTGCTATCTGTTGGACTCCCTTCCACATTGATCGGCTCTTCTTCAGCTTTGTGGAGGAGTGGACCGAATCCCTGGCTGCGGTATTCAATCTCATTCATGTGGTGTCAG GTGTCTTCTTCTACCTGAGCTCAGCTGTCAACCCCATTATCTATAACCTGCTGTCTCGCCGCTTCCGCGCAGCCTTCCAGAATGTGATCTCTTCTTCATGCAAACAGTACCATTTCCAGGATCCCCCACCAGGCCCACCTGCCCAGCGGAACACTTTGGTGACAGAATGCCACCTTATGGAGCTGATGGAAGATTCGGCTCCCCAGTGGCCTTGTCAGTCATCCTTCCGAAGCTCCCACCTTTCTACAGCCCTCTGA